The genomic interval CGGCACACCCCGAGGTCCGGTGGATGCCGCGCTGTCCGAGGGCAAGACCGTGCTGCTCGAGATCGACCTGCAGGGTGCGCGTCAGGTGCGGGCTGCCGAACCATCGGCATCCCTGGTCTTTCTGCTGCCGCCGACCTGGGACGAACTCGTGAACCGGCTGGTCGGACGCGGTACCGAGGACGCCGAGGAGCGCGCCCGTCGCCTGCGCACCGCCCGCACCGAACTCGCCGCACAGAACGAGTTCGATTACGTCGTCGTGAACGCCGACGTCGCGACAGCGGCTGAAGAGGTCGTAGAATTGTCCTCAGGCTCTGCGCGCTGAGCATTCGGCGCGCCAGCATCCAACGATTTAGCGACACGTCGTCAACCGACAACAGCGTCGCCCGACCAGGAGGTCCACTATGGCTGGAACCAACCAGGGCATCATCGACCCGCCCATCGACAACCTTCTCGAGCGCGTCGAGTCGAAGTACGAACTCGTCATCTACGCATCCAAGCGCGCGCGTCAGATCAACGACTACTACTCCGACCTGCACGAGGGCAACCTGTTCGACAACGTCGGACCGCTGGTCGACTCGTCCGTCGAGGACAAGCCGCTCACCATCGCCCTGCACGAGATCAACGAAGACAAGCTTCGCATCCGTCACGCTGAGTGACCTCTGCCATGTGAGCCGCCGACGTCCGCAATCGGATGTCGGCGGCTTCATGCACACTGGCAGCAACAACCTGGCGCCCGGCCGAACCCGGCTCCGCCCGAATCTCCCGATCTGGAGTACCGATGAGCGCGCTGCGTCTGTTCACGTCCGAGTCCGTCACCGAGGGACACCCTGACAAGATCTGCGACCAGATCTCCGACAGCGTCCTCGACGGACTGCTCGCGGTCGATCGCGACTCCCGCGTAGCCGTCGAGACCCTCGTCACCACGGGCCTCGTGCACGTCGCCGGCGAGATCCGCACCGACGGCTACGTCGACATCCCCACGATTGTGCGCGATGTCGTCAACGGCATCGGCTACACCTCCAGCGACACCGGCTTCGACGGCTCGTCATGTGGTGTCACGGTCTCGGTCGGCGAGCAGTCCAGCGACATCGCCCAGGGCGTCGACCAGGCGCAGGAGCACCGTGATGGCACGTCGACCGATCCGCGCGACCTGCTCGGCGCCGGCGACCAGGGAATCATGTTCGGCTACGCCACCAATGAGACTCCCCAGCTGATGCCGATGGCCGCCTGGACGGCGCACCGCATCGCCGAGCGCCTCACCGAGGTGCGCCGCTCCGGTGAGCTGGACTTCCTGCGCCCCGACGGCAAGACCCAGGTCACGCTGGGCTACGAGGGGTTCACCCCGAAGACCATCGACGCGGTCGTCGTGTCGACCCAGCATCACCCCGACATCTCGCAGGACGAGCTGCGCGGACTCGTGCGGGCGAAGGTCATCGACCCCGTGCTCGCGCAGACCGGTCTGGATCTGGCATCCGATCTGAAGTACTACATCAACCCCGCCGGCCCCTTCGTCATCGGCGGTCCGAAGGGCGACGCCGGTCTCACCGGCCGCAAGATCATCATCGACACCTACGGCGGGGCGGCACGCCACGGCGGGGGCGCGTTCAGCGGCAAGGACCCGTCGAAGGTCGACCGCTCCGGCGCCTACGCGATGCGCTGGGTGGCGAAGAACGTCGTCGCGGCCGGACTCGCCGACCGCGCCGAAGTGCAGGTCGCCTACGCCATCGGCGTCGCACGCCCCGTCGGCCTGTACGTCGAGACCTTCGGCACCGGCAAGGTGGACGAAGAGGTCATCATCCGCGCGATCACCGACGTGTTCGACCTGCGCCCGCAGGCGATCATCGAAGAACTCGATCTGCTGCGCCCCATCTACGCGCAGACCGCGGCCTACGGGCACTTCGGTCGTGAGCTGCCGGACTTCACCTGGGAGCGCACCGACCGGGCAGAAGACCTGCGCCGCGCCGCCGGCGTCTGAAGGCCGTCGTGGCGACGTCGTCTGATGGCGCGCACGCGCGCGGCCGGCGCATCGCACGCGTGCTCATCGACTCGCCGCTGCCGCAGCTGGACCGTCTGTTCGACTACGCCCTGCCGGATGAGCTGGGCGATGTCGAACCTGGCGTGCGCATCAAAGCGCCGCTGCGCACCGCTGGGCGCGTGATCGACGGGTACATCGCCGAGATCGATGTCGAACCGGATGCCGCGCGCACGCTCTCCGAGGTGGAGAGCGTCGTATCTCCCGTGGTCGTGATGCCGGACCGGCTGTACCGCCTCGCACGTCGCGTGGCCGACCGCGCGGCCGGGTCCGCCTCGGATGTGCTGCGCCTGGCGATCCCGAAGCGGCAGGTCCGGGTGGAGAAGTCCTGGCACGCCGTGCAGGACGCCCCCACCGTGTCGGAAGATGCCGTCGCCGGGGCCCGCGAGGTCGTCGCGGCGTACGGCGGACTGGCCGACGTGATCGCCGCCCGCGGGCGTGCGGCCGTCGAGGCGATCCCGGTGCAGGACGGCAGCATCCCGGGCTGGGCGAGGCTGCTCGCGGCGACCGCAGCGCTTCAACTCGCAGAGGCGCGCTCCAGCATCCTCGTCGTGCCCGACTATCGCGATCAGGAGCTGCTGCTCACAGCGCTCGAAGCAGTGCTGCCGGCCGATGCCATCGTGCGGCACGACGCGCGCCAGCCGAACCCCGACCGGTACCGCGCGTTCCTGCGCACGCTGGATGAGGCGCCGTGCGTGGTCGTCGGCAACCGCTCGGCGGTCTACTCGCCGGCGCAGGCCGGTCTCGTGGCCATCTGGGATGACGGCGACGCACTGCTGGCAGAGCCGCTCGCGCCCTACGTGCACGCACGGGATGCCGCACTGGTGCGCCAGGAGCACGAGGGCAGTGCGCTGCTGCTGGTGGGCCACACCCGCTCCACCGACGCCGAGCGCCTGGTCGTGAACGGCTGGATGCAGGACGTCACGGCTGTGCGGCGGGTGATCCCGAAGGTGAAGCTCAGCACCCCGCAGGAATTGGAGCAGACGGCGCAGCGTGTGCCATCAAGCGCATTCGCCGCGGCGCGTGCGGCGACGGCCGAGGGCCCCGTGCTGGTGCAGGTGGCTCGCCCCGGCTTCGCGCCGACTCTCGTGTGCGCCACCTGCCGTGCGCCGGCGCGCTGCACGCACTGCGGGGGACCACTTGGAGCCAGGCGACGCGGCGCGGTTCCGCTCTGCGGCTGGTGCGGCCGATCCGCGAACTCGTGGCGGTGCGACCAGTGCGACTCAGACAAGGTGCGCCTGGCCTCCTCAGGCACCGAGCGCACCGCCGATGAGCTCGGCCGGGCTTTCCCCGGCGTGCGCGTGATCGTCTCGGACGGCGCCCATCCCGTGCAGCACGTCGACGCGAAGCCGGCTCTCGTGATCGCCACGCGCGGGGCCGAGCCCGTCGCCGACGGGGGATACCGTGCGGTCATCCTGCTCGACGGGGCACGGATGCTGCAGGCACCGGAGCTGCGCATCGGCGAATCCTGCCTGCGGTGGTGGAGCAATGCCACCGCGCTGGCGGCCCCGGGCGCCCCCGTGCATCTGGTGGGTGTGAACGGACCGGTCGCGCGGGCGCTTGCCACCTGGAGCCCTGCTGCCTACGCGCGCAGCGAGCTGGAGTCCCGCGCACCACTGCACATGCCCCCGACGACCCGTGTGGCGCAGATCGACGGTCTGCCTGCCTCAGTGCGCGCTGCGCTCGGACGGCTCGCCGAGATCGGCGTGGGCGGCGAGGCCGTGCTCGGGCCGGTGCCTGTGGGCGATGACGGGCGCGTGCGCGCCCTGGTGCGCTTCGGCTACGGCGCTGGACAGACCGTCGCGGCCGCCATGCGCGCCGCGGTCGTCGCCGAGGCCGCGGCAGGTCGGCGAGGGCGCGGCCGAACGCGGGTGCCCCTCGCGGTGCACCTCGATATCCTCGAACCAGACATCTGACCGTCAGCACCATCCTCACTCACAGACTCACCATCCGGAGAACCTTCATGCGCCTCGTCTTCGCCGGCACACCCGCTGCCGCGGTCCCGACGCTCCGCGCCCTCGCCGCCCAGCACGAGATCGCCGCCGTGGTCACCCGACCCGACGCGCCCCTGGGCCGCAAGCGCGTGCTCACCCCGTCCCCTGTCGCCGCCGCGGCCGAAGAGCTCGGATTGCCGGTGATCAAGGCCGCTCGGCTCGACACCGAAGCCACTGAGCGCATCTCCGCCCTGCTCGCCGACCTCGGCGTGATCGTCGCGTACGGCGGCATCGTGCGTGAGCCGCTGCTGTCTGCGCCTGCGCACGGCTGGATCAACCTGCACTTCTCGCTGCTGCCGCAGTGGCGTGGCGCCGCACCCGTGCAGCGCGCCTTGATCGCCGGTGATGCGGAACTCGGCGTGAGCGTGTTCCAGCTCGTGCCTGCCCTCGACGCCGGCGACGTGTTCGCGATGCGCACCGTCGCGATGCCGTCGGATGCCACGGCAGATGCCGCCCTCGAGATCCTCGCGCTCGACGGCGCGGCGCTGACCTCAGACGTGGTGGCCGCGATCGCCGCCGGCACTGCTGTGGCCAGCGCGCAGACGGGTGAAGTGAGCCTGGCTCCCAAACTCGCGCTCGAGGACGGGCTGATGGACTGGACCCAGCCCGTCGAGGCACTGTACGCGCGGTTCCGCGGCGTCACCCCTGAGCCCGGGGCGCACACCACGGTCGACGGCGCACGGCTGAAGATCCTGAGCGCGGCCCCGATGGCATCCGACGCTCCCGATCTCGCCCCCGGTGAGCTGCTCGGCACCAAGAACGGCGTCCTGATCGGCACCGCCACCACGCCCCTGGCCGTCACGCGCGTGCAGCCGGCCGGCAAGGGGGCGATGAACGCCGCGGACTGGTGGCGCGGACTGCGCGACAGTGACGGAATGAAGGCAGGATCATGAGCAGCACGAGCATCCAGCCGGCCCGGTGGGTCGCCTACGACGTGATCCGCGCGGTCTCCGACGACGACGCCTACGCCAACCTGCTGCTGCCGAAGCTGATCGGCGAGGCTGGACTCAACACGGCAGACGCAGCGCTGGCGACCGAACTCGCCTACGGCACTCTGCGTCGCCGCGGCACCTACGACGCGATCATCGCCGAGGCCGCAGGGCGTCCTGTCGACGAGATCGACCCTCCGGTGCTCGATGCACTGCGTCTCGGCGCGCATCAGCTGCTCGCCACGCGCGTCGCGGCGCACGCGGCCGTCAACGAATCGGTGAATCTCGTCGCCGCAGAAGTGGGACGCGGTGCATCCGGCTTCGCGAACGCGGTGCTGCGACGGATCGGACGCGATGACGCGCACACCTGGCAGCAGCGCATCGAGAGCATGGCGCGATCCGACGACGAGCGCCTCGCGCTGCGGACCGCGCACCCGGTCTGGGTGATCCGCGCCCTGCGGCGTTCGCTGGATGCCGAGGGGCGAGTCGATGAGCTCGAAGACCTGCTGCACGCCGACAACGTCTCCCCGGAGGTGACGCTCGCGGCGCTGCCGGGGCTGGCGGAGCCAGGAGAGCCGCGCCGCCCATACGCCCGGACCGCATTCGCCTCACCTGGTGGCGACCCTCGCGAGGCGATTGCGCATGCGTCAGGCACGATCCGCGTGCAGGATGAGGGCTCGCAGCTGGTCGCCCTCGCTGTGGCCGCCGCCGCTCCGGTGCGAGCGGGGGAGCGCTGGCTGGACCTCTGCGCCGGCCCTGGCGGCAAGACCGCGATACTCGCCGCGCTCGCACTCGAATCCGGCGCGCAGCTGGAGGCCAACGAGGTCGTCTCGACTCGAGCCGGGCTGGTCAGAGGGGCCGTGAAGCCCCTGCCCATCGACGTGCCAGTGCACGAGCAGGACGGCAGGGAGCTCGCGGCTCAGCATCCATCCTCCTTCGACCGCATCCTGGTCGACGCACCCTGCACAGGTCTCGGCGCGCTGCGCCGCCGGCCGGAGGCGCGCTGGCGCAAGTCGCCGTCTGACGTGCCAGAGCTCGTCACGCTGCAGACCCAGCTGCTGGATGCTGCGATCGATGCTCTTGCCCCTGGCGGGATCGTGGCCTACGCGACCTGCTCGCCGCACCTGGCCGAGACCACCGGTGTCGTCTCAGAGGTGCTGCGACGACGCGGCGATGTGATCGAACTCGACGCGCGGGCCGTGATGGCGGAGGTCGCCGAAGCGCCGATCGACCTCGCGGCACGCGGCACAGATGAGCCGGGCGCGCTCAGCGCCCAGCTGTGGCCGCACCGGCACGGTACCGACGCGATGTTCCTCGCGCTGCTGCAGCGGAGGACGGACCAGCCAGACGAGCCAGAACAGCGAGAAGGAGACCAATGACATGACGAACCCGACCCCCGCCGCTCCGCGCATCAACCCCAGCATCCTCGCCGCCGATTTCGTGAACATGCAGGCCGACCTCGCCCGCATCGCATCGGCTGACTTCGCCCATGTCGACGTGATGGACAACCATTTCGTCCCGAACCTCACCTTCGGACCGCAGATGGTCGAGCGCATCCAGGCAACCAGCCCGATCCCGCTCGACGTGCATCTGATGATCACCGACCCCGACCGGTGGGCCCCCGGCTACGCCGAGCTAGGTGCCGCGAGTGTGACCTTCCACCTCGAGGCCGCGGCCGACCCGGTGGCGCTCGCTCGGCGGCTGAGGTCGATCGGCGCCCGCGCCGGCGTCGCGATCAAGCCGGGCACGCCGCAGCAGCCGCTCTACGAGATCCTCGACGAGTTCGACCAGATTCTGGTCATGACCGTAGAGCCCGGCTTCGGCGGCCAGGGATTCATGCCAGAGACCATGCCCAAGCTGCGGGCGCTGCGCGACGAGGCCCGCCGCCGTGGGTCCGACGTGTGGCTGCAGGTCGACGGCGGGATCTCGGACGCCACCATCGCGCAGGCGGCCGAGGCCGGCGCCGACACCTTCGTCGCAGGCTCCGCCGTCTACGGCGCCGATGACATCGCGGCGGCCGTCACAGGTCTTCGGGACCGCGCACGAGCGGCTAGCCTGGAAGCGTGAAGACTTTCGACGAGCTGTTCGCCGAGCTCAGCGCCACGGCGCTCGCGCGCCCCGAGGGATCGGGTACCGTCGCACAGCTGGACCGCGGCGTGCATGCCATCGGCAAGAAGATCGTCGAAGAGGCCGCCGAGGTGTGGATGGCCGCCGAGTACGAGTCGAACGAGAACGCCGCCGAGGAGATCTCGCAGCTGCTCTACCACCTGCAGGTGATGATGCTCGCCAAGGGGCTGAGCCTGGAGGACGTCTACCGACATCTGTGAGCCCGTGCCCACAGACCGTTCGATCCGAAAGACACCCATGCTCCGCATTGCCGTTCCGAACAAGGGCTCGCTCTCCGAGACCGCCGCCGACATGCTCGCGGAGGCCGGCTACGTCGGCCGCCGCGACCCCAAGACCCTGCACGTGATCGACGCCGACAGCGACGTCGAGTTCTTCTACCTCCGTCCCCGCGACATCGCGACGTACGTGGCCTCCGGTGCCCTCGATGTCGGCATCACCGGCCGTGACCTGCTGATCGACGTGCGTCAGGACGATGCCCGCGAGATCGAGCAGCTGGGCTTCGCCCGCTCGACGTTCCGCTTCGCCGCCCCTCCCGGCCGCTATCGCACGGTCGCCGACCTCGCCGGCGCTCGCGTGGCATCCGCCTACCCCGGCCTCGTCGACGACTTCCTGCGCAAGCACGGTGTCGAGGCGGAGCTCGTCTCGCTGGATGGCGCCGTCGAATCGGCCGTGCAGCTCGGCGTGGCCGACGTGATCGCCGACGTCGTCGAGACCGGCACCACACTTCGCCAAGCCGGGCTCGAGATCTTCGGTCCGGTGATCATCGAATCCGAGGCGGTGCTGATCAGCCGCCCCGGTGACGCCCCAGGCACCGACCGCCTGCTACGGCGCCTTCGCGGCGTGATGGTCGCCCGCCAGTTCGTGCTGCTCGACTACGACCTGCCCGCGAACCTCGTCGACCAGGCCGTCGCCATCGCAGGCGGTCGCGAATCGCCCACCATCTCGCCGCTGCGCGATCCGGAATGGGTGGCCGTGCGGGTGATGATCCCGCGAAAGGGCATGAACCAGGTGATGGACGACCTGTACGCACTGGGCGCCAGGGCGATCCTGGTCACCGCGATCCACGCTGCGAGGCTCTGATGACACTCGCAGCACGCGTCATCCCGTGCCTCGACGTGGCCGCAGGCCGCGTCGTCAAGGGCGTCAACTTCCAGAACCTGCGCGACATGGGCGATCCGGTCGAGCTGGCCTCGCACTATGCGGCGCAGGGCGCGGACGAGATCACCTTCCTCGACGTCACAGCGACGGTGGATGCCCGCGCGACGACCTACGACGTCGTGCAGCGCACCGCCGAGCAGGTGTTCGTACCGCTCACCGTCGGCGGGGGAGTGCGAGAGGTCGAGGACGTCGCCCGCCTGCTCTCGGTCGGTGCCGACAAAGTGGGTGTGAACTCCGCCGCGATCGCGCGTCCGGATCTAATCGGCGAGATCGCCGACCGGTTCGGCGCACAGGTGCTCGTGCTGTCGCTCGACGTCAAGCGTGCGGCGACCACGCCGTCGGGGTTCGCGGTCACCACACACGGTGGACGCACTGAGACCACGCTGGATGCACTCGAGTGGGCCCGAGAGGCCATCGAGCGCGGCGCCGGCGAGCTGCTGGTGAACTCGATCGACGCCGACGGCACGAAGGACGGCTTCGACCTCGAGCTCGTGCGGCTGATGCGCGAGGTCTCGTCTGTTCCGGTCATCGCCTCCGGCGGCGCAGGGAAGACCGCGGACTTCGCCCCCGCGATCGAGGCAGGAGCGGACGCTGTGCTCGCGGCGAGTGTCTTCCACAGCGGCCAGCTGACCGTCGGAGACGTCAAGGACGCCCTCCGCGAAGCGGGAGTGGTGGTGCGGTGATGGGCTCGCTGGACGCGGACATCGCTCGCGTGGTCTGGAACGACGCCGGCCTCGCCCCCGTGATCGTGCAGCAGCACGACACGCGGGAAGTGCTCATGCTGGCGTGGATGGATGCTGAAGCGCTGCGCCGCACGCTGACCGGCGGACGCGCGGTGTACTGGTCCCGCTCGCGCCAGGAGTACTGGCGCAAGGGCGACACGTCCGGCAACACCCAGCGGGTGCACAGCGTCGCCGTCGACTGCGACGGCGACACCATCCTGCTCGCGGTCGACCAGCACGGACCGGCATGCCACACCGGAACGCGGACCTGCTTCGACGGCAGAGAACTCGCCTTCACGCCGATCGAGGAGCCAGTCGAATGATCCGCCGCGCGCGCATGCTCGCCGTCCTGGGCTTCCTGCTCGCCGGCGCCATCGGCATCATCTCGTCGACCCAGACCTGGATCACCGTGCGTCGCGCGGACGGCGGTGAGGATCTGCTCGTCGCCGGGGCGGATGCTGTCGCGCTGCTGGCTCCGCTCTCGCTGGCCGTGCTCGCGCTCGGTGCAGCCCTGTCGATCGCAGGACGCGTGCTGCGCTACGTCTTCGGCACCCTCGGCGCCGCCGGCGCTGTCGTGCTGCTGGTGAGCACGATTCCCCTTGCGGTGGATCCGCCACTCGTCGTCGTCGCCGCCGACGTGACCGAGGTCACAGGGCTCGCCGGCGATGATGCGCTGCACACCATCGTGGCGGGGCTGGTCCCGACTGCGTGGCCATCGGTGGCGGTCGCCGCCTGGGTGCTTCTGCTGCTGGCATCCGTCTTCGTACTCGTCACAGCACACCGCTGGAAGAGCGGCGGGCGCCGATACCGGTCGGCGTCAGAAGCAGAGCATCACGAATCCGGGCCGCTCGACGCCGTCGATTCCTGGGACGAGCTGTCTCATGGCACCGATCCGACCGACACTGCCCGATAGACTGAACGCATTCGCCTAACCTCCCGGAGGAGAACATGACCAACCCGATCGCCGATCCCGGACACGGACACTCGCCTGCTGCCTGGACGGCCGTTGTGATCATGCTGGTCGGCTTCGCCGCCGGAACCGTCTTCTTCGTCCTCGACATGCCGGTGGCGGTCGTCGTCTCCGCAGTCGTAGTGCTCGCAGGACTGATCGTCGGCTGGGCGATGGCGAAGGCGGGCTGGGGTGTGAAGGGCCCGAAGTACGCGCCGAAGGCACACTGATGGTGCTCGCCGACCTGACGGCCGGCGCGGTGCAGGACGCCGAGAAGCGGGCGCTGACACGCCCGCTCTCCGTCGTGGAGCGCGAAGCGGCTGAACGGCCTGCCGCGAGGAATGCCCTGGCAGCCCTCGCCCCGGCCGATCACGTCAAGATCATCGCCGAGGTCAAACGCGCCAGCCCTTCGCGTGGCGCCTTGGCCGCGATCCCCGACCCCGCACTGCAGGCGTCCCTGTACGAGCAGGGCGGAGCCTCTGCGATCAGCGTCCTCACGGAGGAACGCCGATTCGGCGGCAGTCTTGCCGACCTCGAGGCCGTGACGTCGCGCGTGGCGCTCCCGGTGCTGCGCAAGGACTTCATCGCGACGCCGTACCAGGTGTTCGAGGCCCGCGCCACCGGCGCCGACCTCGTGCTGCTCATCGTCGCGGGACTGACTCAGAAGACGCTCACCGAACTGCACACGCTCATCCTCGAGCTGGGGATGACTCCGCTGGTCGAGACGCACTCCGCTGAGGAACTCGAGGTCGCCATCGACCTCGGCGCAGACCTCATCGGCGTCAACGCCCGCAACCTGCACACCCTCGAACTCGATCGAGACCTTTTCGCCCGGCTGGCCGACCGCATCCCCGACACAGCGATCAAGATCGCCGAGTCGGCGGTGCTCGCGCCAGAGGACGTCACCCGCTACCGCGAGGCCGGCGCCGACGTCGTGCTGATCGGCGAAGCGCTGGTCACGGGTGACGCCGTCGCCACGCTGCGGAGCTTCCTGGACGCCGGCGACATGCCGATCACACAAGGAGGCGAGTCGTGAGTCTGCGCGACCAGCACGGTCCGTTCTTCGGTGACTTCGGCGGCCGCTACATGCCGGAGTCGCTGATCGCGGCGATCGACGAACTGACGGTGGCGTACGAAGACGCCATCGTCGATCCCGAGTTCCGCTCTGAGCTCGCGACACTCCTGCACTCGTACGCCGGTCGGCCATCGCCGATCACCGAGGTGCCTCGGTTCGCCGAGCACGCCGGGGGAGCGCGGGTGTTCCTCAAGCGCGAGGACCTCAACCACACCGGATCGCACAAGATCAACAATGTGCTCGGACAGGCGCTGCTCACCAAGCGCCTCGGCAAGACGCGCGTGATCGCCGAGACCGGTGCGGGCCAGCACGGCGTCGCCACTGCGACCGCGGCCGCACTGTTCGGCCTGGACTGCACGATCTACATGGGTGAGGTCGACACCGAGCGTCAGGCTCTGAACGTCGCCCGCATGCGCCTTCTCGGCGCGACGGTCGTGGCTGTCAAGACGGGGTCGCGCACGCTGAAGGATGCCATCAACGACGCGTACCGCGACTGGGTCGCCACCGTCGAGACCACGAACTACATCTTCGGCACCGCAGCGGGTCCGCACCCGTTCCCCGCCATGGTGCGGGACTTCCAGAAGATCATCGGCGAAGAAGCGCGCGCGCAGCTGCTCGA from Microbacterium sp. H1-D42 carries:
- the rpe gene encoding ribulose-phosphate 3-epimerase translates to MTNPTPAAPRINPSILAADFVNMQADLARIASADFAHVDVMDNHFVPNLTFGPQMVERIQATSPIPLDVHLMITDPDRWAPGYAELGAASVTFHLEAAADPVALARRLRSIGARAGVAIKPGTPQQPLYEILDEFDQILVMTVEPGFGGQGFMPETMPKLRALRDEARRRGSDVWLQVDGGISDATIAQAAEAGADTFVAGSAVYGADDIAAAVTGLRDRARAASLEA
- the metK gene encoding methionine adenosyltransferase; the protein is MSALRLFTSESVTEGHPDKICDQISDSVLDGLLAVDRDSRVAVETLVTTGLVHVAGEIRTDGYVDIPTIVRDVVNGIGYTSSDTGFDGSSCGVTVSVGEQSSDIAQGVDQAQEHRDGTSTDPRDLLGAGDQGIMFGYATNETPQLMPMAAWTAHRIAERLTEVRRSGELDFLRPDGKTQVTLGYEGFTPKTIDAVVVSTQHHPDISQDELRGLVRAKVIDPVLAQTGLDLASDLKYYINPAGPFVIGGPKGDAGLTGRKIIIDTYGGAARHGGGAFSGKDPSKVDRSGAYAMRWVAKNVVAAGLADRAEVQVAYAIGVARPVGLYVETFGTGKVDEEVIIRAITDVFDLRPQAIIEELDLLRPIYAQTAAYGHFGRELPDFTWERTDRAEDLRRAAGV
- the trpC gene encoding indole-3-glycerol phosphate synthase TrpC, with protein sequence MLADLTAGAVQDAEKRALTRPLSVVEREAAERPAARNALAALAPADHVKIIAEVKRASPSRGALAAIPDPALQASLYEQGGASAISVLTEERRFGGSLADLEAVTSRVALPVLRKDFIATPYQVFEARATGADLVLLIVAGLTQKTLTELHTLILELGMTPLVETHSAEELEVAIDLGADLIGVNARNLHTLELDRDLFARLADRIPDTAIKIAESAVLAPEDVTRYREAGADVVLIGEALVTGDAVATLRSFLDAGDMPITQGGES
- a CDS encoding phosphoribosyl-ATP diphosphatase; this translates as MKTFDELFAELSATALARPEGSGTVAQLDRGVHAIGKKIVEEAAEVWMAAEYESNENAAEEISQLLYHLQVMMLAKGLSLEDVYRHL
- a CDS encoding Trp biosynthesis-associated membrane protein, which translates into the protein MIRRARMLAVLGFLLAGAIGIISSTQTWITVRRADGGEDLLVAGADAVALLAPLSLAVLALGAALSIAGRVLRYVFGTLGAAGAVVLLVSTIPLAVDPPLVVVAADVTEVTGLAGDDALHTIVAGLVPTAWPSVAVAAWVLLLLASVFVLVTAHRWKSGGRRYRSASEAEHHESGPLDAVDSWDELSHGTDPTDTAR
- a CDS encoding primosomal protein N' gives rise to the protein MATSSDGAHARGRRIARVLIDSPLPQLDRLFDYALPDELGDVEPGVRIKAPLRTAGRVIDGYIAEIDVEPDAARTLSEVESVVSPVVVMPDRLYRLARRVADRAAGSASDVLRLAIPKRQVRVEKSWHAVQDAPTVSEDAVAGAREVVAAYGGLADVIAARGRAAVEAIPVQDGSIPGWARLLAATAALQLAEARSSILVVPDYRDQELLLTALEAVLPADAIVRHDARQPNPDRYRAFLRTLDEAPCVVVGNRSAVYSPAQAGLVAIWDDGDALLAEPLAPYVHARDAALVRQEHEGSALLLVGHTRSTDAERLVVNGWMQDVTAVRRVIPKVKLSTPQELEQTAQRVPSSAFAAARAATAEGPVLVQVARPGFAPTLVCATCRAPARCTHCGGPLGARRRGAVPLCGWCGRSANSWRCDQCDSDKVRLASSGTERTADELGRAFPGVRVIVSDGAHPVQHVDAKPALVIATRGAEPVADGGYRAVILLDGARMLQAPELRIGESCLRWWSNATALAAPGAPVHLVGVNGPVARALATWSPAAYARSELESRAPLHMPPTTRVAQIDGLPASVRAALGRLAEIGVGGEAVLGPVPVGDDGRVRALVRFGYGAGQTVAAAMRAAVVAEAAAGRRGRGRTRVPLAVHLDILEPDI
- a CDS encoding transcription antitermination factor NusB; translation: MSSTSIQPARWVAYDVIRAVSDDDAYANLLLPKLIGEAGLNTADAALATELAYGTLRRRGTYDAIIAEAAGRPVDEIDPPVLDALRLGAHQLLATRVAAHAAVNESVNLVAAEVGRGASGFANAVLRRIGRDDAHTWQQRIESMARSDDERLALRTAHPVWVIRALRRSLDAEGRVDELEDLLHADNVSPEVTLAALPGLAEPGEPRRPYARTAFASPGGDPREAIAHASGTIRVQDEGSQLVALAVAAAAPVRAGERWLDLCAGPGGKTAILAALALESGAQLEANEVVSTRAGLVRGAVKPLPIDVPVHEQDGRELAAQHPSSFDRILVDAPCTGLGALRRRPEARWRKSPSDVPELVTLQTQLLDAAIDALAPGGIVAYATCSPHLAETTGVVSEVLRRRGDVIELDARAVMAEVAEAPIDLAARGTDEPGALSAQLWPHRHGTDAMFLALLQRRTDQPDEPEQREGDQ
- the hisF gene encoding imidazole glycerol phosphate synthase subunit HisF; protein product: MTLAARVIPCLDVAAGRVVKGVNFQNLRDMGDPVELASHYAAQGADEITFLDVTATVDARATTYDVVQRTAEQVFVPLTVGGGVREVEDVARLLSVGADKVGVNSAAIARPDLIGEIADRFGAQVLVLSLDVKRAATTPSGFAVTTHGGRTETTLDALEWAREAIERGAGELLVNSIDADGTKDGFDLELVRLMREVSSVPVIASGGAGKTADFAPAIEAGADAVLAASVFHSGQLTVGDVKDALREAGVVVR
- the hisI gene encoding phosphoribosyl-AMP cyclohydrolase — translated: MGSLDADIARVVWNDAGLAPVIVQQHDTREVLMLAWMDAEALRRTLTGGRAVYWSRSRQEYWRKGDTSGNTQRVHSVAVDCDGDTILLAVDQHGPACHTGTRTCFDGRELAFTPIEEPVE
- the hisG gene encoding ATP phosphoribosyltransferase; translated protein: MLRIAVPNKGSLSETAADMLAEAGYVGRRDPKTLHVIDADSDVEFFYLRPRDIATYVASGALDVGITGRDLLIDVRQDDAREIEQLGFARSTFRFAAPPGRYRTVADLAGARVASAYPGLVDDFLRKHGVEAELVSLDGAVESAVQLGVADVIADVVETGTTLRQAGLEIFGPVIIESEAVLISRPGDAPGTDRLLRRLRGVMVARQFVLLDYDLPANLVDQAVAIAGGRESPTISPLRDPEWVAVRVMIPRKGMNQVMDDLYALGARAILVTAIHAARL
- a CDS encoding HGxxPAAW family protein — protein: MTNPIADPGHGHSPAAWTAVVIMLVGFAAGTVFFVLDMPVAVVVSAVVVLAGLIVGWAMAKAGWGVKGPKYAPKAH
- the fmt gene encoding methionyl-tRNA formyltransferase, whose protein sequence is MRLVFAGTPAAAVPTLRALAAQHEIAAVVTRPDAPLGRKRVLTPSPVAAAAEELGLPVIKAARLDTEATERISALLADLGVIVAYGGIVREPLLSAPAHGWINLHFSLLPQWRGAAPVQRALIAGDAELGVSVFQLVPALDAGDVFAMRTVAMPSDATADAALEILALDGAALTSDVVAAIAAGTAVASAQTGEVSLAPKLALEDGLMDWTQPVEALYARFRGVTPEPGAHTTVDGARLKILSAAPMASDAPDLAPGELLGTKNGVLIGTATTPLAVTRVQPAGKGAMNAADWWRGLRDSDGMKAGS
- the rpoZ gene encoding DNA-directed RNA polymerase subunit omega, encoding MAGTNQGIIDPPIDNLLERVESKYELVIYASKRARQINDYYSDLHEGNLFDNVGPLVDSSVEDKPLTIALHEINEDKLRIRHAE